TTTACTTATAAACTCTGGTTGAATAACTAATTTGTAAAGGCTCAATTTTACCTTCTTTCTGCAAAACTCTTACTCATGTACATACTTTGAGGATAGTGAGATTCCTTGGCAGAGATATTTCTCTCAAAATTGCTGAGAATTCTTTCTTCTTAGTTTGAGCAATTTTCTAATGTGTATTAGTGTTGAGGTTACTTTCACTGCAGAGCTCAGCCTATAACAGTTAACTTGACTTCAGGTAAGAAACGCCATATGCCTCACCATGATGCCCATCGAACTCagcaaaaaaaggaaatatatgTGCAATTAATTTATTGTATGGTATGTAAAGCAAAATTACACTTTTGGAAACTAGTTCAGAACCTTTAGTGGAAGAAAAATTACATTGCTGGGCTTAATCATGATCTTCCTTTCCATCGCTGAATATTAAAGGTGGTATCAAACTTCATTCCCCTTCAGGGATCGCAACCAAGTCATGGTGAAGCTGTCTGCTAGCCATATTTGCATTCATTCTCCCTGCACCTGCAGAGGCAAAAGGATTTTGAGGCATTGCAAATATGTTACCTTCTCCTTCCAACATTTGAACTTCAGTTTTCATTGAGGGACGATCCATAGGGTGCCACTGAATGCACCAAAATCCTACAATCGCAAGTTTCTTCGCAATTTCTGCATCCTCTGCTTCCTGGATCTTGAGTCTCAGCTCTTCTCCTCCATCTAAATAGTTGTATATCCATTCTGGGAAATATACTTGGCCAGTGTTCTCTGCTGTATCATCTGTATTTTTCCTGCCCCCAACTATTGCTAGCAATACCATCCCAAAACAGTGAACATCAGACTTGTAGCACGCGTTCCCCAAGTTCCTAGAGAAAACTTCAGGTGCAATATAGGCCACAGTCCCTCGAGCTGTAGTCATGGAAACATCACTTTGAACCTTGGAACATAATTTCGCCAGACCGAAATCAGAAATTTTTGGATTACAACTTTCAACCAGCAGGATATTCTGAAGCTTAATGTCAAAATGAAGGATTCTCTGGTCCCATCCTTGATGAAGATACTCATTGCCTCTTGTGACGCCAAGGGAAAAATCCTGAAGCTTCTTCCAACCAAGTGGTACACTCTTTCCAAGAACTGAAGATAAAATTTCTCTCGTGATTCATTTGCAAGGTACTCATAAACTAGTGCCCTTTTGAATCATCAGCACAATAGCCAACTAAGCGAACAATGTTGACATGTTTTTCCCATTATTCCTACTTCATTAATGAATTACTCGTCCCCGTATCCTGTTGAAACAGTTCTTCACAGCGACAAAGAATGTTGACATGTTTTTCCTATTATTCCTACTTCATTAATGAATTACTCGTCCCCGCTTCCTGTTGAAACAGTTCTTCACAGCGACAAAGATTTCAACAGAAAGCTTTCCTTTAAACTTTTCCAAGTTCCCGGACCCAGAATTTCCTTGAAGTCATTCGTAATCCTTTTGATATCGGCATATGAATATCTTGCAGCCTTGAGAGCTTTATAATCCTCCAAAAATCTTTCAACCCTCTCTAGGTTTTCTTTTGCTGCTTTGTCAGACCTTGATCTGCAGTAGAATGCAACCACCAATAGTACTAGAAGAAACAAACCAATAGTtgtaactatataaaaaaattactagtcAAGAATCCATGTCTTCCAAACAAGTAGTACAGGCAAGAAACtattaacaaaacataaaagCGAGAAGCACAGACAACCCACCAGCAGCCACAATCTTTCTTGTGGTTCCTGCAATAGAAATGGTTTCTTTTAGCTTCTAAAGTTGACGGAACTTGAAAGAATCATTAGATACTGCAAAACTATCATACAATGTGGAAGTATGAATGTACCTCTAGCTGATTTGGGCTTGTCATAACATTCAGTTCCAAGCATGCAAGTGTTAGCCTTCAATTTACTGTACTTGCCTTGTTCTTCACAAAATCCCACATTCTGGTCGTCCAATTCAAAGAAAGACTATTGTTTCCTCTAATGATTTCATCCGGAAATGATGAAATGTTATGCATCTTGGTACAAGACATCATGTCACGACTCAATTCCCGGATCTATAATTAGCATATAGGCAAAGTCCCTTCAAGTTCTCATACTTAAAGAAGATAGTTGTCGCCGCCGCGCTATGGTGCATACAAATAATTCCTGACAACCGTCCTCCAATGAACAAAGTCCCGGAGATGCTGGAACAAGGAGTAGAAAGCCTAACATTGCCTCTAAAGTCTTCTCCAGTTCCTGAAGGAACATCGGCATTTAGTATCGCATGTGATAAGAATCAAAAACTACTTGCCGATCGATGTTGGTGATAAAAATATGCTGAGGCAAATTTTGGTGAGAAATTCCATACAGCCAGGTTATTTTCTTcatatatcaattttttgataGTATAAAGTTTTGTTCTTAAATAGCTTACacatactaaaattaaatttactggCAAATAGATCCTCATGATCTAGCACTCAAACCAAAACACATTTTGGAAGCAAGTCTACTTGCTAACCATGCAAATCCATGAGGTGGGTATTACAAAATTTGAAagcacatgattttttttttaatttaaatgatcaTAGTATATTAAAGCAAGCTTCTGCATAATGAAAAACCTTTCTCAGTTGCACTTGAGGTTGTGGTCGCACTTGAGGTTGTGGTCTGGTGGGGAAAGGGACTTGTTTCCTTTCTCTGTATccgggtttgattttttttgtgcacAATTATTACCTTTGAGGTGCTTTACATACTCATTGGGTTTACAGGGTATTCAGTTGGTCTATAAATTAATCGTAGTGTGCGTAAATTAGTCCAGACATcctaagttatatatataaaacctttTTCAGTTTAGTCTTATTCATATTAAAGTTTAGGAATTCATAAAAAGGCGTGGCCTTCATCTTAAATTCAAACTCCAGATAATATTTCGTGGATTGGTTAGGTTTTCAATGATGCATGCGATCTTGATTAAGTTTTGTTTCGGTGAAAGTTTTTGTTCAAAAGGAAATTTCAACAACAGGAAACCCTTATGCTAGCCTATCGTATTAATTAGGGAATCTGGTTGGGTaagaataatattatatttcagGATAAACTCTCATACTAGTCAATTAATTTTCAACTGTTCTACACCGCTTTGACATTATAGTTGGAGACTAACAATTCCAATTTCAATTACCCAGACATGGATTTGTATAGAGGTTAAGAGGGCATTCTAATGCAGTCCAACTAGattatatttacttttatttctttatttattttgttagaaCTCTTCTTTTATAGTGTAATTGTCGCAatggatttagtttttatattaatacgtattttcttaattatcataaataaataaaaactcagGAGAATCAATAGatttattactaaaaaaaaaggcatcaaaCCCATGATTgattaaactcaatttaaaaaatttgtccACAATGAAGTTATATTGGCTTAGCTGAATACTCGAGAATCAcatgttaaataaattaacttgaaataattttattttaaaatattttattacaaaaatcaAATGTATCAAGTCAAATTTTAACTCAATCATTGATTAACTTGTCATGCCAGCAAAGTACAACCAGGTTAacaatatatagtttaatttgaaaCCAACCCTGAATATATCCTGAGTAGTTGGGTCATTTGGTTGATTTGTCGAgttgaatttaataacaatggTTGACAGAAGTTAAAAGGACTAATTTataacaatgttaaaaaatgagggattaaaagaaaatttacttCATAATAACCAAACGCATGGACCTCTTCAGACATCAAATTGTCATAACGAACAATGATAAGCCTCTCTCTACCTTCCTCTCCCGCCAAAATCCCTCTACCTTCTCCAAAACCCACTAACCACCCTTCCCGCCAAAAACCTCCATCGTCAACAACCTTCAAACCCCAAAACAGCAGCTTCTACTCCCTCAAGGACCGTCTGTTTCACCACCTCAATGCGGGTCATCTCCAGAAAGCAATCTCGACCCTTGATCAAATGTCCCAACAAGGGACCCACCCAGACCTCATCACTTACTCTCTCCTCCTCAAATCCTGCATCAGGTCACATAATTACCAACTGGGTCACCTCGTCCATCATCGTTTGACTCAGTCGGGACTCGAGCTTGACTCGGTCATTTTGAACTCTTTAATCAGTCTCTACTCAAAATGTGGTGATTGGCAACAAGCACATGAAATCTTTGAAAGTATGGGAAATAAGAGAGATTTGGTGTCATGGAGCGCATTGATTTCTTGTTATGCTAATAATGAGAAAGAATTTGAGGCTATTAGTGCTTTTTTTGACATGCTTGAATGTGGGTTTTATCCTAATGAGTATTGTTTTACTGGGGTTTTTCGGGCATGTTCGAACAAAGAGAACATTTCGCTTGGGGAAatcatttttgggtttttgttaaaaactGGGTATTTTGAGTCTGATGTATGTGTGGGTTGTGCTTTGATTGATATGTTTGTGAAGGGGAATGGTGATTTGGAATCTGCTTATAAGGTGTTTGATAGAATGCCTGACAGAAATGTGGTTACTTGGACTTTGATGATAACTAGGTTTCAACAATTGGGATTTTCAAGAGATGCTGTTGGTTTGTTTTTAGATATGGTTCTAAGTGGATATGTCCCGGATAGGTTTACGTTAAGTGGGGTTGTTTCGGCTTGTGCTGAAATGGGTTTGTTGTCGCTAGGGAGGCAATTCCATTGTTTGGTTATGAAGTCAGGGTTGGATTTGGATGTTTGTGTTGGTTGTAGTTTGGTGGATATGTATGCAAAGTGTGTGGCGGATGGGTCTGTTGATGATGCTAGGAAAGTGTTTGATAGGATGCCAGTTCATAATGTTATGTCTTGGACTGCAATTATCACGGGATATGTGCAAAGTGGAGGGTGTGATAGGGAAGCAATTGAACTCTTCTTGGAAATGGTTCAGGGACAAGTTAAACCGAACCATTTCACATTTTCTAGCGTTCTCAAGGCATGTGCAAATCTTTCTGATATTTGGCTTGGTGAACAGGTTTATGCACTTGTGGTTAAATTGAGGCTTGCGTCAATTAATTGTGTTGGGAATTCTCTTATTAGCATGTATTCTCGGTGTGGTAACATGGAAAATGCTAGGAAAGCCTTTGATGTTCTGTTTGAGAAGAATTTGGTTTCTTATAATACGATCGTTAATGCATATGCCAAGAGTTTGAATTCTGAAGAAGCATTTGAACTGTATACTGAAATTGAGGGTACAGGGACTGGGGTTGATGCTTTCACGTTTGCTAGTCTCTTAAGCGGAGCTTCTAGCATTGGAGCAATTGGTAAGGGCGAGCAAATCCATGCTCGGATACTGAAATCAGGTTTTAAGTCAAACCTCCACATCTGTAATGCTCTGATCTCCATGTACTCTAGGTGTGGAAATATAGAAGCTGCTTTCCAAGTTTTTAATGAGATGGGAGATGGCAATGTTATATCCTGGACATCAATGATCACAGGGTTTGCAAAACATGGATTTGCAACAAGAGCTCTGGAAACCTTCCATAAAATGCTAGAAGCAGGTGTGAGCCCAAATGAGGTCACCTATATTGCTGTTTTATCAGCTTGTAGCCATGTGGGTTTGATTTCTGAGGGATTGAAACACTTCAGGTCAATGAAGGTAGAACATGGGATTGTTCCGAGAATGGAACATTACGCATGTGTGGTGGATTTATTGGGTCGATCAGGACGTCTTGAAGAAGCAATGGAGCTTGTTAACTCAATGCCCTTCAAGGCCGATGCCTTGGTCCTCCGTACATTTCTTGGAGCATGCCGAGTTCATGGCAACATGGATCTCGGGAAACATGCTGCGGAGATGATTCTTGAGCAGGATCCAAATGATCCGGCAGCATACATCCTGCTTTCAAACTTGCATGCTTCAGCTGGTCAGTGGGGAGAGGTGGCTGAAAtcagaaagaaaatgaaggagaGAAATTTGACTAAAGAAGCTGGTTGTAGCTGGATAGAAGTGGAAAACAAGGTGCACAAGTTCTATGTTGGGGATACTTCACACCCACAAGCACAAGAGATTTATGACGAACTAGATCAATTGgctttaaaaataaaggaattaGGCTATATTCCCAGCACGGATTTTGTTCTTCATGATGTGGAAGAAGAACAGAAGGAGCAATACCTGTTCCAGCACAGTGAGAAAATTGCTGTTGCGTATGGTTTTATAAGCACATCCACATCAAGACCTATAAGGGTGTTCAAAAATCTTCGCGTCTGTGGAGATTGTCACACAGCattcaaatacttctccatTGTCAGAAGGAAAGAAATAGTGTTAAGGGATGCCAATagatttcatcattttaagGATGGAACCTGCTCCTGCAATGATTACTGGTAAATGTAATCACATTGTTTGATATAAAGTTATTGACAACTCAATGTAGTATACGTTTGTTCATTCAAGAAAGCTACAAGGAGACTCCATTTTCCATTTGTTGACTGGCCTGGAATTTGTAAATTTACTAGTTATGTTCTTGATAAAAATTCCTCAACTGCTAATCTTCTTGGATAGATAAGCAGAGcttatgaagaaataaaaaaacatgaccaTTTTAATGAGTAACAAAGTTAGAAGAAGGTTTAATAACAGTACTATACATCCCTCAATATTCTCATtgataatattgtatttttcattgtattttcaGTCTAAATATATTTGGACTGCAGTAGTGAAGCCATAGATATTAGTGGGAACTTGATGTATTTTCATctgaatctatatatatatatatatatacaaggaaCAAAGGGAAAGGTTAGAAAAAATTAAGGGGGATAATCGATACGTTTTATCTCGACCTAtgtgaaaagataaataaaaataaaactaaaagggATGAGCTCAAATTAAGAACTATAGACATCAATTTCTGCGTGTATTTTCATGTCATTGTATAAATAATcgaatcaaaatataatttaattgattatttttataacatttgCATGATCCTAAAATCACTTCCTTTTAATATCCCTTTTATACAATAaactattttagaaaaaaaatacataagttCTACTTGACCAATACCTTTGACGTTTCCGAAGGGTATCGTAGAAAATTTATCCTTCGAAAATTGCCTCCAATTAGAAGctaacactataaaaaatatctcaaacaTAAATACATACATGTGTGTGTTTTTTActagttatttataatttttctaatatcatttatttaaataaatttaatagattaaaaatatgtgaaatgtatagtttacaaaaaatataaaaaaaatagcactgcttcaaaaagattttgaaaaataactccaTTTTATAAAAGAGAATATAGGCTTTTAAAAAGTTGACATTTTAaagaattgttaaaataaaaaggttagagagagaaattaaaaagaaaaaaaaattatggagtAATATTGAAGCCTTGAtgattacattttttaaaattattaaaaatattttgatgagataaattaaataatataaaaaaaaaatcatcaatgataaTTAAAGTGGACCACacatatcttataaaaaataaaatatgttattcACCCTTTGGGCAATGTATATAGCCATTTAGACCACCATTGGTAAACTTTTattgtattataaaaatataaactttgaatatatttatttttatatttcaaaaatgttttttaaaaaaattaattttttaattttttttacttcaattttttttatatttttagattattttaatatactaatattaaaaataaaaaatattattttaatatattatttaaaacaaaatattttttaaaaaagatcatTTCAACCATCTCAAATACCACCAAATTTTCTACCAACCAACGACATGCCTCCGATTATTGTACACGCACCCACCGTGCACATTTTAACGTATACGTAGCAACCGTCCAATAAGATAAAACACAAAATTTCAACCGACACTGATAGTCAAAGCAGCAGCTCATCGGACACGCGACTCTGCGTCATTAGACACGTGTCTTAAATTCCTTGTCAGATACGAACACATCCAAAACCCCAAACTCTCACTACTTTAATTAAACAACACGATACCCTCTTGGGTCCCACTCTCCACCGCATCGAATCTCGAACTCACATATCCACCCTCCACGTACTCCTTATTCAATCTCCACCCTCCACGTCTCTCGTACAATATCTACACCAGCGGCTCTTATACATCCCATGTGGCAGTATCCAAGTGAACCAAAAATATCAATGACCTAACCCTTAGTCAATCACCATTgctaatttgtttatatttaggTGTAAGTGCCTTTCTTTCTGTACTGCTAAaaagctttcttttttcatgcaTGCAAACGAAGGAGTCGGCACCAAGACTTTGAGTTTTGCTTTTTGTGGGGATTGTTTTGGTAACACTAGAAagactgattttttttcccttttttgttcGTGTTGTGGTCCGTTGCGACAACTTGGCGATTTTTTTGAGATAGCTTACAGCGAGAAATGAATCAAGTAGAAGATTAAAAATCCGGCGAATGAGGTACACGTGTCAAAATAGTAAATCCCATGTCACAATCTCCGGCGGGGATGGTGGAACTGAGAGGAAGGGTGGTAATTTGTGGGGTGAAgataagaaagaagagaagaagatagAAGAATTCTTTGGTGCAAAAGCTAACGATGGTGATGAGTCAAAGGAAGAGTCTTTGTCGTTAACATCGCTGagaaatgatgttgttttggaAGATGACTTTGTTTCGTCTAATGGATCAGCTTCGGTTATAGGGAGGAGGAAAGAAATGGAGGATACAATGAAGGTGGAGTTGgggtttttgagttttaatgGAGGTGAAAAGAAGtatgatttttttggtgtttatgaTGGACATGGTGGGGCTCTTGTGGCGGAGGCTTGTAAAGAGAGGTTGCATGGAGTTATTGTGGAGGAGATAATGGAGAGAAAGCTCGGAAAGAAAGGGGTTAGTGGTGTGGAGTGGGAGGAGTTGATGGAAGATTGTTTTAGGAGGATGGATGAGGAGGTAGTGAAGAATAAGATGATTGGGTCCACGGCGGTTGTTGCGGTGGTTGGGAAGGACGAGGTTGTGGTGGCTAATTGTGGGGACTCCAGAGCTGTGATTTGTACTAGTGGGGTTGCTGCGCCATTGTCTGTTGATCATAAGGTAatgatcaataatttttttttagggtgctGTGTGTTGTTTGGTTAGTAAAAATCATTTGATAATAATAGAATATTATGATAATCAAGTCGGATGGTCACCTTATCATCTTAACTCAAGGTCctatattaaatttcaaaaagaaaatgaaatcagAATCTGCACATTACACTGCtactgtaaaaatataaatatacaagaATTAATGAACAATAATAGAGCAATCTGTTGACAcctttttttttgcaaagcCCGACAGACCTGATGAGTTGGAGAGGGTTGAGGCAGCAGGTGGAAGGGTTATAAACTGGAATGGACACCGTGTTCTTGGAGTTCTTGCCACTTCTAGATCCATAGGTATGTCTAAAGcttattaaattgattctgTTCTCcgtagattttattattatgattattgctATAAATCCTTCCTCACGGGGCTTTAATATCCTGATGCAGGCGATGAGTATCTCAAACCATTTGTATCATCCAAACCAGATGTCACCGTGATTGAACGAACAGAAGATGATGAATTCCTCATCCTAGCCAGCGATGGCCTATGGGATGTCATCGGCAACGAATTCGCATGCCTGGTCACAAAGAGGTGTCTAAGTGGCCGGATGAGGAGGAAGTCCCGGGAGGGAGTCGTGAGCGAGAGTTGTCGCGCAGCTGAGGCAGCGGCAGTGCTAACAGAGCTTGCAATGGCTCGGGGTAGTAATGATAACATCACTGTGATCGTTGTTGAGCTAAAGAAGCGCAGCAGTTTTTCCTGTTAATATATAGTATTTAATTAACATACGTATGCGTACAGTATGGTACctgtttatatttatgttttttttccttgtaattgACTTTGAAATACTATAACTAGATCTAGATGGATCATAAACTTTCTGCTTCAAGTTGAAAGTGTTTTCGAAAGCAGTATAATTATCGCTCTACCAAACGGCAATTTAGTACAACAGAAGGTAAAGTTAGAACCGAATTAACTTGGTAATTTATGGGTTTGGAGTTTTCGTTCAGGCCGAATTTGAAGATGGATCTTCtagaatatatttaatttgatcaaatttgtttgatttagtttattCGATTAAAATGCGGTCTAATCAATCTACCAAACAATAATTAGTATATCTGAATGATTAACTTGGTAATTTAAGGGTTTGGAGTTTTCGTTCAGGCTGAGTTTTAGTGATTTAAAGATATATAGATCTTGAATATATTTAATGTGATCAAACTTGTATGACTTAGCTGTAAGGTtgtgaattttgttttgatagatattttatatttttaattgaaatgaaatgttttagttttagaGTGTTttgaaattgacaaccttgcttAGCTGAGATACAACCCGATttatttcaagaattttatttatttaaaataatattatttcatttaaaaaaattaaaataatattattttagaattcacaataattataaaaaaattaaatcaaattagatgctaaattagatataataattatgatttaattataggttttttttaattatattaacctgtttgtttttgtatttcagcattattttataccaaaattaagCAAAGGCCTTGTAGAGTTGAAGGAAATGCAATCCATGTTATTagtatgctttttaaaaatatatttttttggaaaatattaaattaattgtttttagtatttttttttatgattttgatgtattgatattaaaaataaaataaaattaaaaaaacattaaattggctaacatatcaaaatattatatgattttgatgtaatttattttcaagtaaaaattacttttaaaaaaatatcatgcactAAAATTTCAAAGAGATAATGTTTTTACTTTGTATCATGTTACAAAATACTATATATGGCAAtaatatgttcttttgttattttgtgcctttgcttttattaaaacaaatctatgtgtaaaaatagtaaaaatatttacctctaagataaaaaaaaaaaaaaaaaaaaaaaaaaaaaaaaaccagttgaGTTGTTGAGcaagagctttttttttttatctgcccTTATATAATACATTAGAAATATGTGTTTGCTcttagaaaagacaaaaaataatcttttgtaTTTAGAgatgtttttattctttcacaCGGGTTTATTTGTAATTCCCAAAGTAATAAGGGGTATTttggtatattttattttgaattttttttttttgtatatatattttagaaaaccGCTGAGTTATGCTTACGATATACAAGTGTATGGGTGGCATCAGTGCTTTTTAGGTGGCACGTGAAATGTTATCCTGCTGCCAAAAATGCACTGTCATTGTGTTATTGGAAACATCACAACATTTTCTTCCTCAGGGTGTAATGCATGATAGCATATGATATCGATTTGTAACAGGTGGTCatttttttctacttcttttctctctcctgcTAGGAAATGCATATGattttcctctttgtttttgttatttcaatttaagtttcgattcttttgattttttattttcattcttatcccttttagggaaaaaaaaaatttgttttcaatttagcactttaattataatttctagtatttttttttcattttggttttttttttctccttgtcccttttgttaaagtttttttggttttcaatttcatcattcaatcaaagtttatgttgtttattttattttttaatttgaccctcattcttttaatttattttttattttgttaaagttgtttttcatttcaatttaaccttctaattgaaagtttttgtttgtgctctattttttttttaatcttcaccctcattctcttaattataatgtttttagattcttttgtgtaattgattttttttatagtttcattATCGATATATGATTTGCCCGGGATTGAGCtttatttgttttccatttGTAGTGATTTTGATCTAGTTAATGACCTGGGTTACatgtttaaaaaagttaatgtcGCTAAACATCTtgtcattctaaaaaaaaaaagattaattttgtgattatcttaaatttattttctataagttTACACTGGTCTTATTACTTGAGTCACAAGTTTTCATGCGTTTTTTGAatagaagttttttttcaaaaaaaataaaattgtttgtattttatttttaaagatattattttaattcattttgttttgttttatacaaatgagctttatttttcaaaataaaaaatatttatttttaaaaaatatttcttgtatGTTCGGCctagcataatattttttaggacatgagtttattcaatcaattttatatgtgtttttatttttattattatttatttatttaaataaacaaattcagtAAACACAAccagataaatattttattttatgttattaaatattttgatatacatTCATCTCTTAATTTCACAAATTtctcttttagttattgttgatatttttttttttaatttatattgatgaTTATTGATCTATTTAATTAGGTATTTGcataaaccttttttattttaacttttaatttttttttatgtaaaaaaaaaatttgaaaatagcTTGTATACTAGTATTGTTTTATGGAAAAACATTTACAACCCACAGTAGGTTAAATAGCAAGTAGTTTTATAATTGATGTTGAGatcacttttaaaattaatccttttacaaatttattcataatttatctttagggtgtttttataatttaaaagtgtaattttttaaataatatttgaaattatggtagtagttgtttttcaaagtattttttatttaaaaatatatcaaaataattttttttatttttaaaatttatttttaatatcagctcatcaaaaaaatttaaatttataaaaatataatcttaataaaaaaatgtattattttttttaaatatttaaacataaaacaaacacatttttaggaataataataaaaaaaaattctaactttCTATTTGTCTAGCGCGACGCCATTGGCCTCAAACATCAAATGAACGTGACATCCAATCACATCATTCACATTGGGACCATTCCTAATGTGAAGCTGAGAAAAAACAGAgccaagaaaatgaaaatggaagCTCAAGGTAAAAGCAGCCTTACTCGATCAAAGAAACTCTACGTAGGACAGCAACAGCTACTGTACAAATCGTTTCTCTTTAGGCAACAAGctacttttttaagaaaagacaTAATCTGACAAGGAAAGCCAGGGATTGCAGTTAAAAGtctgtttgttttaaatttattatttttatttaaaattattttaatatattgatattaaaaataaattttaaaaaataaaaaatatttttaaataaaaaatattttgaaacattatctatactatattttct
The sequence above is drawn from the Populus alba chromosome 15, ASM523922v2, whole genome shotgun sequence genome and encodes:
- the LOC118057297 gene encoding pentatricopeptide repeat-containing protein At3g49170, chloroplastic yields the protein MISLSLPSSPAKIPLPSPKPTNHPSRQKPPSSTTFKPQNSSFYSLKDRLFHHLNAGHLQKAISTLDQMSQQGTHPDLITYSLLLKSCIRSHNYQLGHLVHHRLTQSGLELDSVILNSLISLYSKCGDWQQAHEIFESMGNKRDLVSWSALISCYANNEKEFEAISAFFDMLECGFYPNEYCFTGVFRACSNKENISLGEIIFGFLLKTGYFESDVCVGCALIDMFVKGNGDLESAYKVFDRMPDRNVVTWTLMITRFQQLGFSRDAVGLFLDMVLSGYVPDRFTLSGVVSACAEMGLLSLGRQFHCLVMKSGLDLDVCVGCSLVDMYAKCVADGSVDDARKVFDRMPVHNVMSWTAIITGYVQSGGCDREAIELFLEMVQGQVKPNHFTFSSVLKACANLSDIWLGEQVYALVVKLRLASINCVGNSLISMYSRCGNMENARKAFDVLFEKNLVSYNTIVNAYAKSLNSEEAFELYTEIEGTGTGVDAFTFASLLSGASSIGAIGKGEQIHARILKSGFKSNLHICNALISMYSRCGNIEAAFQVFNEMGDGNVISWTSMITGFAKHGFATRALETFHKMLEAGVSPNEVTYIAVLSACSHVGLISEGLKHFRSMKVEHGIVPRMEHYACVVDLLGRSGRLEEAMELVNSMPFKADALVLRTFLGACRVHGNMDLGKHAAEMILEQDPNDPAAYILLSNLHASAGQWGEVAEIRKKMKERNLTKEAGCSWIEVENKVHKFYVGDTSHPQAQEIYDELDQLALKIKELGYIPSTDFVLHDVEEEQKEQYLFQHSEKIAVAYGFISTSTSRPIRVFKNLRVCGDCHTAFKYFSIVRRKEIVLRDANRFHHFKDGTCSCNDYW
- the LOC118057257 gene encoding protein phosphatase 2C 51; amino-acid sequence: MRYTCQNSKSHVTISGGDGGTERKGGNLWGEDKKEEKKIEEFFGAKANDGDESKEESLSLTSLRNDVVLEDDFVSSNGSASVIGRRKEMEDTMKVELGFLSFNGGEKKYDFFGVYDGHGGALVAEACKERLHGVIVEEIMERKLGKKGVSGVEWEELMEDCFRRMDEEVVKNKMIGSTAVVAVVGKDEVVVANCGDSRAVICTSGVAAPLSVDHKPDRPDELERVEAAGGRVINWNGHRVLGVLATSRSIGDEYLKPFVSSKPDVTVIERTEDDEFLILASDGLWDVIGNEFACLVTKRCLSGRMRRKSREGVVSESCRAAEAAAVLTELAMARGSNDNITVIVVELKKRSSFSC